In Canis lupus baileyi chromosome X, mCanLup2.hap1, whole genome shotgun sequence, one DNA window encodes the following:
- the LOC140627722 gene encoding S-geranylgeranyl-glutathione receptor P2RY8-like — protein sequence MDMNVSGPDNATILMLRDPVIAVALPVVYSLVAVVSIPGNLFSLWVLCRHIGPKSPSVVFMINLSVTDLMLASVLPFQIYYHRNGNHWVFGEVLCNVVTVVFYANMYSSILTMTCISVERFLGVVYPLASAPWRRRRYAVAACAAAWLLLLVALSPLARTDLTYAVEELGIVTCFDVLKSTMLPSVAMWAIFLFTLFIVLFFIPFVVTVACYTATILTLLRASDPQGRGQRRRAVSLAFVVLLAFVTCFAPNNFVLLVHMVSRLFLGRSYYHVYKLTLCLSCVNNCLDPFVYYFASREFQLRLRRYLGYGPLPATCRDAGRDSLFSPRTLSARSMSSGHGDGLEAPGRPALRRQESVF from the coding sequence ATGGACATGAACGTGTCGGGGCCGGACAACGCCACCATCCTGATGCTGCGCGACCCCGTCATCGCGGTGGCCCTGCCCGTGGTGTACTCGCTGGTGGCGGTGGTCAGCATCCCGGGCAACCTGTTCTCGCTGTGGGTGCTGTGCCGGCACATCGGGCCCAAGTCCCCGTCCGTGGTGTTCATGATCAACCTGAGCGTCACGGACCTGATGCTGGCCAGCGTGCTGCCCTTCCAGATCTACTACCACCGCAACGGCAACCACTGGGTGTTCGGCGAGGTGCTGTGCAACGTGGTCACCGTGGTCTTCTACGCCAACATGTACTCGTCCATCCTCACCATGACGTGCATCAGCGTGGAGCGCTTCCTGGGCGTCGTGTACCCGCTGGCCTCCGCGCCCTGGCGCCGCCGCCGCTACGCCGTGGCCGCCTGCGCCGCCGCGTGGCTGCTGCTCCTGGTGGCGCTGTCCCCGCTGGCGCGCACCGACCTCACCTACGCCGTGGAGGAGCTGGGCATCGTCACCTGCTTCGACGTGCTCAAGTCCACCATGCTGCCCAGCGTGGCCATGTGGGCCATCTTCCTCTTCACGCTCTTCATCGTGCTCTTCTTCATCCCCTTCGTGGTCACCGTGGCCTGCTACACGGCCACCATCCTGACGCTGCTGCGCGCCTCCGACCCGCAGGGCCGCGGCCAGCGCCGCCGCGCCGTCAGCCTGGCCTTCGTGGTGCTGCTGGCCTTCGTCACCTGCTTCGCGCCCAACAACTTCGTGCTGCTGGTGCACATGGTGAGCCGGCTCTTCCTGGGCCGCAGCTACTACCACGTGTACAAGCTCACGCTGTGCCTCAGCTGCGTCAACAACTGCCTGGACCCCTTCGTGTATTACTTCGCCTCCCGCGAGTTCCAGCTGCGTCTGCGGCGCTACCTGGGCTACGGGCCGCTGCCGGCCACCTGCCGGGACGCGGGGCGCGACAGCCTGTTCTCGCCGCGGACGCTGTCGGCGCGCTCCATGTCCAGCGGCCACGGCGACGGGCTGGAGGCTCCGGGCCGGCCGGCCCTCAGGAGGCAGGAGAGCGTGTTCTga